The Neobacillus sp. PS3-34 genome has a window encoding:
- a CDS encoding S4 domain-containing protein has product MIHGDEALQQAIKITAALFSGEVKNLTAGEIKQGFKDVPSFDAAGETNLVELLVASKICPSKRQAREDVTNGAVSINGERVTDIEYTLSEADRIEAQFTIIRRGKKKYFLIKY; this is encoded by the coding sequence ATGATTCACGGAGATGAAGCTTTACAGCAAGCCATCAAGATTACGGCTGCTCTGTTTAGTGGAGAAGTCAAAAATTTGACTGCAGGGGAAATCAAGCAGGGGTTCAAGGATGTTCCTTCTTTTGATGCTGCAGGTGAAACCAATTTGGTCGAGCTGCTTGTCGCTTCAAAAATCTGCCCATCCAAACGCCAGGCCAGAGAAGATGTAACGAACGGAGCCGTTTCCATTAATGGGGAGCGTGTAACCGACATAGAGTATACTTTATCTGAGGCTGATCGGATTGAAGCTCAATTTACCATTATCCGCAGGGGCAAGAAAAAGTACTTCTTAATTAAATATTAA